From the genome of Winogradskyella forsetii, one region includes:
- a CDS encoding bifunctional 3-deoxy-7-phosphoheptulonate synthase/chorismate mutase type II: protein MKNTKEMRTWLDDMKLDHPLVIAGPCSAETEEQVLKIAHQLKDTDVNYYRAGIWKPRTRPGNFEGVGALGLKWLQKVKEETGMKTCTEVANAAHVKLALEYDVDLLWVGARSTVSPFIMQELADALQGTDKIVLVKNPVNPDLALWLGGIERLHSAGIKNLGAIHRGFSTYEKSKYRNIPEWQIAIEFQNKFPDLPLINDPSHITGNRDMIFDVSQTALDLNFDGLMIETHFDPENAWSDAAQQVTPSSLVQIMKDLKIRKESDPEAEYNAELNNLRAQIDVVDNQIIELLGKRMKVADGIGTLKKQKNVAVLQSKRWNEILGKMVLEGEEKGLSEEFILRMFKAIHQESINHQEKIINH, encoded by the coding sequence ATGAAAAACACAAAAGAAATGAGAACATGGTTAGATGATATGAAACTAGATCATCCACTAGTAATAGCAGGACCATGTAGCGCAGAAACAGAAGAGCAAGTATTAAAAATAGCGCACCAGCTAAAAGATACCGATGTCAATTACTACAGAGCAGGTATTTGGAAACCTAGAACACGTCCCGGAAATTTTGAAGGTGTTGGCGCTTTAGGTTTAAAATGGTTGCAAAAGGTAAAAGAAGAAACAGGCATGAAAACCTGTACGGAAGTTGCCAATGCGGCGCATGTAAAATTAGCATTAGAGTATGATGTGGATTTATTATGGGTTGGTGCTCGTTCTACAGTGAGTCCATTTATAATGCAAGAATTGGCGGATGCTTTACAAGGAACCGATAAAATAGTATTGGTCAAGAACCCTGTAAATCCAGATTTAGCATTGTGGTTAGGAGGTATTGAACGATTGCATTCAGCAGGAATTAAAAATCTTGGCGCCATTCATAGAGGGTTTTCCACTTACGAAAAATCTAAATACAGAAACATTCCGGAATGGCAAATCGCTATTGAATTTCAGAACAAATTTCCAGACCTTCCATTGATAAACGATCCATCACATATTACAGGTAATAGAGATATGATTTTTGATGTATCGCAAACAGCTTTAGATCTTAATTTTGATGGTTTAATGATAGAAACACATTTTGATCCTGAAAATGCTTGGAGTGATGCCGCACAACAAGTGACGCCAAGTAGTTTGGTTCAAATTATGAAAGATTTAAAAATTAGAAAAGAATCGGATCCAGAAGCAGAATACAACGCAGAACTCAACAATTTAAGAGCTCAGATCGATGTCGTCGATAATCAAATTATTGAATTGTTGGGCAAAAGGATGAAGGTTGCTGATGGAATCGGAACCCTTAAAAAACAAAAAAACGTTGCCGTTTTGCAGAGCAAACGTTGGAACGAGATTTTGGGTAAAATGGTTTTGGAAGGCGAAGAAAAGGGACTTAGTGAAGAATTTATCTTAAGGATGTTTAAAGCGATTCATCAAGAATCGATTAATCATCAAGAAAAGATTATTAATCATTAA
- a CDS encoding prephenate dehydrogenase: MNNIFIIGVGLIGGSFALDIKKLYPESHLYGIDKRETHLDEAINLKIIDYKSSFEDLENADLVILAIPVDATLSVLPKVLDHISDDALVFDAGSTKEEICAAVKNHPKRRNYLAAHPIAGTEHSGPRAALHNLYMNKTNIICEVEETAFKLQEKALKLFSDLGMRIRYMNPKAHDKHIAYVSHLSHISAFMLGKTVIDKEKNERDIFDMAGSGFESTVRLAKSSPAMWTPIFQQNKTNVIETLNEYISNLKHFKKLMEEEDFEAVFKEMKDTNHIKDILNGIN, encoded by the coding sequence ATGAATAACATTTTTATAATAGGAGTAGGATTAATCGGTGGAAGTTTTGCCTTGGATATTAAGAAATTATATCCTGAAAGCCATTTATATGGAATTGACAAAAGAGAAACACATTTAGATGAAGCCATAAATCTTAAAATTATAGATTATAAATCAAGTTTTGAAGATTTAGAAAATGCGGATTTAGTCATTTTGGCAATTCCTGTGGATGCTACGCTAAGTGTTTTACCAAAAGTGCTAGACCATATTTCAGATGACGCTTTGGTGTTTGATGCTGGTTCGACAAAAGAAGAAATTTGTGCCGCAGTAAAAAACCATCCAAAACGTAGAAACTATTTGGCGGCACATCCTATTGCAGGTACGGAACATTCTGGGCCAAGAGCAGCCCTTCATAATTTGTATATGAATAAAACCAATATTATCTGCGAGGTTGAAGAGACGGCTTTTAAGCTTCAAGAAAAAGCTCTGAAGTTGTTTTCGGATTTAGGCATGCGCATTCGATATATGAATCCAAAAGCACACGATAAACATATTGCTTATGTTTCTCATTTATCACATATAAGCGCTTTTATGTTAGGTAAAACGGTGATTGATAAAGAAAAAAACGAACGCGATATTTTTGATATGGCAGGCAGTGGATTTGAAAGTACAGTACGTTTAGCAAAAAGTTCGCCAGCCATGTGGACACCGATTTTTCAACAGAATAAAACCAATGTCATAGAAACATTGAATGAATACATTTCGAATCTCAAACATTTTAAAAAGCTGATGGAGGAAGAGGATTTTGAAGCAGTTTTCAAAGAAATGAAAGATACAAACCATATAAAAGACATTTTAAACGGAATAAATTAA
- a CDS encoding pyridoxal phosphate-dependent aminotransferase, translated as MIEVAKRLQNVEEYYFSKKLREVALLKAQGKPIINLGIGSPDLEPPFKASIALQDCLVDEKAHQYQSYQGLPELREEISSFYKRHYNVNLSAQTEVLPLMGSKEGIMHISMAFLNKGDKVLVPNPGYPTYAAVTKLLEAKPVYYNLKADQNWLPDFGELERMNLKRVKIMWINYPHMPTGSNADNLFYDKVIAFGKRHDILIVNDNPYSFVLNDNPISILRYKNAKNVCLELNSLSKTFNMAGWRVGMLVGDYEFVNAVLRVKSNMDSGMFYGIQKGAIEALKCSDMWFQSLNSVYQQRRELIWKLADGLKCTYDIDATGLFVWAKLPPHLKSEEFTDLVLKEHSIFITPGTVFGSNGEGYVRFSLCATEEILKEAIARV; from the coding sequence ATGATTGAAGTTGCCAAACGATTACAAAACGTTGAAGAATACTACTTTTCAAAAAAATTGAGAGAAGTGGCACTTTTAAAAGCGCAAGGAAAACCAATTATCAATTTAGGAATTGGAAGTCCTGATTTAGAGCCACCTTTTAAAGCTTCAATAGCGCTTCAAGACTGTTTGGTGGATGAAAAAGCACACCAATATCAAAGTTATCAAGGTTTACCAGAATTAAGGGAGGAAATTTCGAGCTTTTATAAAAGACATTACAATGTTAATTTAAGTGCCCAAACGGAAGTATTGCCTTTAATGGGCAGCAAGGAAGGGATTATGCATATTTCTATGGCTTTTTTGAACAAAGGCGATAAAGTATTAGTGCCAAATCCTGGTTACCCAACGTACGCAGCTGTAACAAAATTGTTAGAAGCAAAACCTGTTTATTACAATTTAAAGGCCGATCAAAATTGGTTGCCAGATTTTGGGGAGTTAGAACGCATGAATCTAAAACGTGTAAAGATTATGTGGATCAATTATCCACATATGCCAACAGGTAGTAATGCCGATAATTTGTTTTATGATAAAGTCATTGCATTCGGAAAACGACATGATATTTTAATCGTAAATGACAATCCATACAGTTTTGTGCTGAATGACAATCCCATCAGTATTTTGAGATATAAAAATGCTAAAAACGTTTGTTTAGAGTTGAATTCGTTGAGTAAAACTTTTAATATGGCTGGCTGGCGCGTAGGAATGCTAGTAGGAGACTACGAATTTGTAAATGCTGTATTGCGCGTGAAAAGCAATATGGATTCCGGTATGTTTTATGGCATTCAAAAAGGGGCTATCGAAGCCTTGAAATGTTCAGACATGTGGTTTCAAAGTTTGAATAGTGTTTATCAGCAACGCCGGGAATTAATCTGGAAATTGGCAGATGGACTTAAATGTACTTATGATATAGACGCCACAGGTTTATTTGTGTGGGCCAAATTACCACCACATTTAAAATCTGAGGAATTTACAGATTTGGTATTAAAAGAACATTCCATTTTTATAACACCAGGAACGGTTTTTGGAAGTAATGGTGAGGGTTATGTGCGTTTTTCATTATGCGCCACGGAAGAAATATTGAAAGAGGCGATTGCTAGAGTCTAA
- a CDS encoding prephenate dehydratase gives MKKPIAIQGIKGSFHHIVAQNYFNSDAEVVEFMSFDGVVNSLLEKQTDEVVMALENSIAGSIIPNYALIDNHQLSIVGEYYLGIEHCLMALSNQDIEDIKEVHSHPMALLQCKVFFKNYPHIKLVEAKDTADVAKQITEQKLKGIAAIASKNAAELYHLTILAESIQTIKHNETRFVIVKRDHEEKDINTINKASLKFELDHKRGSLAAILNVLSDCKLNLTKIQSLPKIETPWKYAFFVDVTFEVYKDYEKANSIMKLMAENFKVLGEYKNGRR, from the coding sequence TTGAAAAAACCAATAGCCATACAGGGAATCAAAGGCTCATTTCACCATATCGTTGCCCAGAATTATTTCAATTCGGATGCAGAGGTTGTTGAATTTATGTCTTTTGATGGTGTTGTAAATTCATTGTTGGAAAAACAGACCGATGAAGTTGTTATGGCATTGGAAAATTCCATTGCAGGTTCAATAATTCCCAATTATGCACTTATTGATAATCATCAATTAAGTATTGTAGGTGAGTATTATTTAGGCATTGAGCATTGTTTAATGGCTTTGTCGAATCAGGATATTGAAGATATTAAAGAAGTGCATTCACATCCCATGGCATTGTTACAATGTAAAGTATTCTTCAAAAATTATCCGCATATAAAATTAGTGGAAGCTAAGGACACGGCTGATGTCGCCAAACAAATTACGGAACAAAAATTAAAAGGCATCGCTGCTATTGCTAGTAAAAATGCAGCGGAATTATATCACCTGACTATTTTGGCAGAGAGTATTCAGACTATAAAACACAACGAAACGCGTTTTGTAATTGTAAAACGAGATCATGAGGAGAAGGATATAAATACAATTAATAAAGCGTCGTTAAAATTTGAATTGGATCACAAACGCGGAAGTTTAGCAGCGATTTTAAACGTGTTGAGTGACTGTAAACTTAATCTAACTAAAATACAATCTTTGCCAAAGATTGAAACCCCATGGAAATATGCCTTTTTTGTGGATGTCACATTTGAAGTTTATAAAGATTATGAAAAAGCAAATTCAATTATGAAATTGATGGCAGAAAATTTTAAGGTTTTGGGAGAATATAAAAATGGAAGACGATGA
- the gldA gene encoding gliding motility-associated ABC transporter ATP-binding subunit GldA, with translation MSIEVQNITKLYKDQKALNDVSFKVKNAEIVGFLGPNGAGKSTMMKILTTYIEASEGSANVNGFDVTSDKKNVQSSVGYLPEHNPLYTDLYVKEYLNFNANVYGTSKSRIDEVIELTGLTPEAHKKISQLSKGYRQRVGLANALLHNPEVLILDEPTTGLDPNQLVDIRNLIKTIGKEKTVFLSTHIMQEVEAMCDRVIIINKGEIVADKYLADLREGQQQIVIVEFDYRVEDAFLLKLPKVTSVKNTYGFIYEITFSTKDDMRSHVFDFAHDNELKILQLNQKNASLESLFRELTIPS, from the coding sequence ATGTCCATCGAAGTTCAGAACATTACCAAATTATACAAAGATCAAAAGGCACTTAACGATGTTTCTTTTAAGGTAAAAAATGCTGAAATTGTTGGTTTCTTGGGGCCCAATGGTGCCGGAAAATCAACCATGATGAAAATCCTTACGACTTATATTGAAGCTTCTGAGGGTTCAGCTAATGTGAATGGTTTTGATGTGACTTCAGATAAAAAAAACGTACAAAGCAGTGTTGGGTATTTACCAGAACATAACCCGCTTTATACCGACTTATATGTTAAGGAATATTTGAATTTTAATGCGAATGTTTATGGTACTTCCAAATCGCGTATTGACGAAGTTATTGAACTGACAGGATTAACACCTGAGGCGCATAAAAAAATCAGTCAGCTTTCCAAAGGTTACCGACAACGTGTTGGTTTGGCAAATGCCCTATTGCACAATCCTGAGGTGTTGATTTTAGACGAACCTACAACAGGTTTAGACCCCAACCAATTGGTGGATATCAGAAATTTAATAAAGACTATTGGCAAGGAAAAAACCGTGTTCCTATCCACGCATATCATGCAAGAAGTTGAAGCCATGTGCGACCGAGTGATCATTATTAATAAAGGCGAAATTGTTGCTGATAAATACTTGGCGGATTTGAGAGAAGGGCAACAACAAATTGTCATCGTCGAGTTTGACTACAGGGTTGAAGATGCATTTCTCTTGAAACTACCAAAAGTAACTTCCGTAAAAAACACGTACGGTTTTATATATGAAATCACATTTTCAACTAAAGATGATATGCGTTCCCATGTATTTGATTTTGCTCATGATAATGAGTTAAAAATTCTTCAACTGAACCAAAAAAATGCGAGTTTAGAGAGTTTGTTTCGGGAATTAACCATTCCATCCTAA
- the pta gene encoding phosphate acetyltransferase, translating to MSKGIYVATMEPNSGKSVVVLGLMRMLLGKTAKVGYFRPIIEDTKEGEPDNHINTVLSYFELDINYKKTYAFTRTETLDLYNKGKAGKVIDEIIKKYKYLEERFDFILVEGTDFSNENTNLELDINILISKNLGLPVIIVANGHKKTQDTIVENIQFAYNTFKEEVEVLSIITNKVDPDELETLKPRLTERIKTDANISVIPTVKSLSSPTIKEITKALNGTILFGEDMINNQSENFGVGAMQLRNYLTHLKENTLVITPGDRADIILGALQANISKNYPKISGIVLTGGLIPEEPILKLIEGLSSISPIISVNDGTFSVTNSIGKIKSKIYAENIEKIETSIATFEKHVDTDKLSDDLITFESEGFTPRMFQYNLLQQALKDKKHIVLPEGYDERVLRASARLIDAQVVDLTLIGDKDKILERIKKLDIPLDTEKINIVSPQKSEHFDDYVNTFYELRKHKNVNLDMAKDAMSDVSYFATMMIYKGHADGMVSGAVHTTAHTLRPALQFIKTKPGVKIVSSVFFMCLEDRISIFGDCAINPNPNAEELAEIAISSAKTAEDFGIIPKVAMLSYSSGASGKGEEVDKVRKATEIAKAQAPHLKIEGPIQYDAAVDMRIGKSKLPDSEVAGQASVLIFPDLNTGNNTYKAVQRETGALAIGPMLQGLNKPVNDLSRGCTTDDIYSTVIITAIQAQQF from the coding sequence ATGAGCAAAGGAATTTATGTAGCTACTATGGAACCTAACAGTGGTAAATCAGTTGTGGTTTTAGGACTGATGCGCATGCTTTTAGGAAAAACAGCAAAAGTGGGATACTTTAGACCCATTATAGAGGACACCAAAGAAGGAGAACCGGATAATCATATCAATACGGTATTATCGTATTTTGAGCTCGATATAAATTACAAAAAAACATATGCTTTTACCCGAACCGAAACGCTCGATTTATACAACAAGGGCAAAGCGGGAAAAGTCATTGATGAAATCATAAAAAAGTATAAGTATCTGGAAGAACGTTTTGATTTCATTCTGGTTGAAGGCACCGATTTTTCCAATGAGAATACCAATTTAGAATTAGATATCAATATTTTAATCTCTAAAAATCTGGGACTTCCCGTGATCATAGTCGCCAATGGCCACAAGAAAACACAGGATACTATTGTGGAGAATATTCAATTTGCCTATAACACATTTAAAGAAGAAGTTGAAGTCCTTTCTATTATTACCAATAAAGTTGATCCTGACGAACTTGAGACTTTAAAACCACGTTTAACAGAACGCATTAAAACAGACGCCAATATTTCTGTTATCCCAACAGTCAAGAGTTTATCATCGCCAACGATTAAGGAAATTACAAAAGCCCTAAATGGAACTATTCTTTTTGGGGAAGATATGATTAATAATCAATCTGAAAACTTTGGGGTTGGTGCCATGCAATTACGAAATTATTTGACCCATTTAAAGGAAAACACCCTAGTCATTACCCCTGGCGATAGAGCCGATATTATCTTGGGTGCACTACAAGCCAATATTTCGAAAAATTATCCAAAAATATCAGGAATAGTGCTCACTGGCGGATTGATTCCGGAAGAACCAATCCTAAAACTCATTGAAGGTCTATCTAGTATTTCACCAATAATCAGTGTGAATGACGGTACTTTTAGTGTTACAAATTCCATAGGTAAAATTAAATCTAAAATTTATGCCGAAAACATTGAAAAAATAGAAACTTCCATCGCTACGTTTGAAAAGCATGTCGATACCGATAAACTTTCAGACGATCTAATAACCTTTGAATCTGAAGGTTTTACACCAAGAATGTTTCAATATAATTTATTGCAACAAGCCTTAAAAGACAAGAAACATATTGTGCTTCCTGAAGGTTATGACGAACGTGTTCTCAGGGCTTCGGCACGATTAATTGATGCCCAGGTGGTGGATTTAACCTTAATTGGAGATAAAGACAAAATTCTAGAACGCATAAAAAAATTAGATATTCCTCTAGATACCGAAAAAATCAATATTGTATCGCCTCAAAAATCGGAACATTTTGATGACTATGTGAATACCTTTTATGAATTGCGTAAACATAAAAATGTCAACTTGGATATGGCAAAAGATGCGATGTCTGATGTCTCTTACTTTGCCACAATGATGATTTATAAAGGTCATGCTGATGGTATGGTTTCTGGAGCTGTTCATACCACAGCGCACACATTGAGGCCTGCGTTGCAATTCATAAAAACAAAACCAGGTGTCAAAATTGTATCCTCTGTATTCTTTATGTGTTTGGAAGATCGTATTTCCATATTTGGAGATTGTGCTATAAACCCGAATCCGAATGCCGAAGAATTAGCGGAAATAGCCATATCCTCTGCCAAGACAGCTGAAGATTTTGGGATCATTCCTAAAGTAGCGATGTTAAGCTATTCCTCTGGTGCATCTGGAAAAGGTGAAGAAGTGGATAAAGTTAGAAAAGCTACAGAAATTGCAAAAGCACAAGCACCTCATCTAAAAATTGAAGGCCCAATACAATACGATGCTGCTGTAGATATGCGCATTGGAAAAAGTAAATTACCGGATTCTGAAGTGGCAGGACAAGCAAGTGTCCTCATCTTTCCAGACCTAAATACTGGAAACAACACGTATAAGGCTGTTCAAAGAGAAACGGGTGCGTTAGCCATTGGACCAATGTTACAAGGCCTAAATAAACCCGTCAATGATTTAAGTAGAGGTTGTACCACCGACGATATTTACAGTACCGTAATTATAACGGCCATACAAGCCCAACAATTTTAA
- a CDS encoding acetate/propionate family kinase, with protein sequence MPQILVLNSGSSSLKFQLFSMPDETVLCSGLIERIGLDDAKFIYKTKEHTIEVGTQIANHNAGLQLLAKQLLDEKTGIIKSADEIDIVSHRVVHGGKDFTKTVEITTEVKEKIKALSGLAPLHNPANLEGIIVAEAIFKKAKQVAIFDTAFHQTIPEHAYKYALPIAYSDQIRLYGFHGTSHKYVSEKAIEFLDKKETNIITIHLGNGCSMSAVKNGISIDHSMGFSPTTGLIMGTRSGDIDSSIIFYLAEKFDLNFKEVNNLLQKKSGMLGLTGHSDLRDIQEKAKKGDKACLLALKMNAYRIKKYIGSYAAILNGLDAIVFTAGIGENSSFLRASICEDLDFLGINLDTEKNNARLNTIRAINTKDSKVEILVIPTNEELEIAKQSFHLLKE encoded by the coding sequence ATGCCACAAATATTAGTATTAAACTCTGGAAGTTCTTCGTTAAAATTTCAACTCTTCTCAATGCCTGATGAAACCGTTTTGTGTTCAGGATTAATTGAGCGCATAGGATTAGATGATGCAAAATTTATTTACAAAACAAAGGAACATACCATTGAAGTGGGCACACAAATAGCCAATCATAACGCAGGACTTCAATTATTAGCAAAGCAACTATTGGACGAAAAAACAGGGATTATAAAATCTGCGGATGAGATCGATATTGTGTCGCATCGTGTGGTACATGGTGGAAAGGACTTTACTAAAACGGTAGAAATCACTACAGAGGTTAAAGAAAAAATAAAAGCTTTATCTGGTTTGGCGCCATTACATAATCCTGCAAATTTGGAAGGGATTATAGTGGCAGAAGCCATTTTCAAAAAAGCCAAACAAGTCGCTATTTTTGATACCGCTTTTCATCAAACCATACCAGAACATGCTTATAAATATGCCTTGCCTATTGCGTACTCAGACCAAATAAGACTCTATGGATTTCATGGCACCAGCCATAAATATGTGAGCGAAAAGGCTATTGAGTTCTTGGATAAAAAAGAAACGAATATTATCACTATCCATTTAGGGAACGGTTGCAGTATGTCTGCCGTAAAAAACGGAATAAGCATCGATCATTCGATGGGATTTTCGCCAACAACGGGTTTAATAATGGGTACACGATCTGGTGATATTGATTCGAGTATCATTTTTTATTTAGCCGAGAAATTTGATTTGAACTTTAAAGAGGTCAACAACTTGCTTCAGAAGAAAAGTGGCATGTTAGGTTTAACTGGTCATAGCGATTTGAGGGATATACAAGAAAAGGCTAAAAAGGGAGATAAGGCTTGTTTATTGGCCCTTAAAATGAATGCTTACCGAATTAAAAAATATATTGGAAGCTATGCCGCCATTCTCAATGGTCTCGATGCTATTGTATTTACTGCTGGTATTGGAGAAAACTCAAGCTTTTTAAGAGCTTCTATATGCGAAGATCTAGACTTTTTAGGGATAAATTTAGATACTGAAAAAAATAACGCGAGACTTAACACCATTAGAGCCATTAATACTAAAGATTCTAAAGTGGAAATTTTAGTGATACCAACGAATGAAGAGTTGGAAATCGCAAAACAATCGTTTCATTTATTGAAAGAATAA
- a CDS encoding head GIN domain-containing protein, producing MKKLVYLLCFLIVSCNSEDANDCFQTSGAIIQQEIPVSSFESILVNRDIELIIKDAPEYKVTIETGENLLNDVEVEVIGTQLVLIDNNSCNYVRDYGITKIYIEAPNLTEIRTSSQYDVTSDGILNYDTLNLYSEDFNVENEFTVGDFRLTINSDNLRIVSNNLSFFYIEGQVESLVVGFYAGAGRFEGENLIAQNVTAYHRSSNDMLVNPQQSLSGELRGTGNLISVNEPPIVDVERFYTGQLFFQ from the coding sequence ATGAAAAAATTAGTGTACTTATTGTGTTTTTTAATTGTCTCCTGCAACAGTGAAGATGCCAATGATTGTTTTCAAACTTCAGGAGCTATTATTCAACAGGAGATTCCAGTTTCAAGTTTTGAAAGTATTTTGGTCAACAGGGATATTGAATTAATTATCAAGGATGCACCAGAATACAAAGTAACTATTGAAACCGGTGAGAACTTGCTCAATGATGTTGAGGTTGAAGTTATAGGAACTCAATTGGTATTAATTGATAATAATTCCTGTAATTACGTGAGAGATTATGGCATTACAAAAATTTATATAGAAGCACCAAATCTTACGGAAATAAGAACCTCTTCTCAATACGATGTAACTTCAGATGGTATTTTGAATTATGACACTTTAAACCTGTATTCTGAAGATTTTAATGTTGAAAACGAATTTACAGTTGGTGATTTTAGATTAACTATTAACTCCGATAACCTAAGAATTGTGTCTAACAATCTGTCATTCTTTTATATTGAAGGTCAAGTCGAAAGCTTGGTTGTTGGGTTTTATGCTGGAGCAGGACGCTTTGAGGGCGAAAACTTAATTGCTCAGAACGTCACTGCTTATCATCGCTCTAGTAACGATATGCTTGTTAATCCGCAACAATCCTTATCTGGCGAACTGAGAGGAACGGGTAATTTAATATCGGTTAATGAACCTCCAATTGTAGATGTAGAGCGGTTCTATACTGGTCAATTATTCTTTCAATAA
- a CDS encoding acyloxyacyl hydrolase produces MKYWLTRLIILIGLLSFAQEGKPSHTYFDLNYFGGNIALHNNDILHLITGHPEGFIFSWNKKTYGNETWEQRYNYPDFGVSFSYQDFKNEKLGVNYALYAHYNFYFLNRNVMLRIGQGLAYNTNPYHKINNPKNIAFGSDILSATYVMLNYKKERLFSRFGLQTGLSFTHYSNANVKAPNTSINTLALNLGLTYNLDTEDSEFISDLDNEMFTETIKYNLVLRSGINQSDVIGSQQFPFYIFSAYADKRLSHVSALQLGAEVFFSNFLKELIYYQSVAYPELDVTGDEDYKRVGIFVGHELFINKLSVVSQLGYYVYYPYDFEGRTYIRVGLKRYFGKKMFGALTLKSHGAKAEAVEFGMGVRL; encoded by the coding sequence ATGAAGTACTGGCTTACGCGTTTAATTATCTTAATTGGATTGTTGTCTTTTGCACAAGAAGGAAAACCATCCCATACTTATTTTGACCTCAATTATTTCGGCGGCAATATCGCACTTCACAATAATGATATTCTACATTTAATCACAGGTCATCCCGAAGGTTTTATTTTCAGTTGGAATAAAAAAACCTATGGAAACGAAACTTGGGAACAACGCTATAATTATCCTGATTTTGGCGTATCTTTTTCATATCAAGATTTTAAGAATGAAAAATTAGGCGTCAATTATGCGCTATATGCACATTATAATTTTTACTTTTTAAATCGTAATGTTATGTTGCGAATTGGGCAAGGTCTTGCATATAACACCAATCCTTACCATAAGATTAACAATCCGAAAAATATTGCTTTTGGGTCGGATATTTTAAGTGCGACTTATGTAATGTTGAATTACAAAAAAGAAAGGCTCTTTAGTCGTTTTGGTTTACAAACAGGTTTGTCCTTCACGCATTATTCCAATGCCAATGTAAAGGCACCAAACACAAGTATCAATACTTTGGCTTTAAATTTAGGTTTAACGTATAATCTTGATACTGAAGATTCAGAATTCATTAGCGATTTAGATAATGAAATGTTTACCGAAACAATCAAATACAATTTAGTCCTTAGATCTGGAATTAACCAAAGCGACGTTATAGGAAGTCAACAATTTCCGTTTTATATTTTTTCGGCTTATGCGGATAAACGCTTAAGTCATGTTAGTGCGCTTCAGTTAGGTGCTGAAGTGTTTTTTTCTAATTTTTTAAAAGAACTAATTTACTATCAATCCGTTGCATATCCTGAATTGGATGTTACTGGAGATGAGGATTACAAACGCGTCGGGATATTTGTTGGACATGAATTGTTCATCAATAAATTGTCCGTTGTATCGCAATTGGGCTATTACGTTTATTATCCTTATGATTTTGAAGGACGAACGTATATAAGAGTTGGGTTGAAGAGGTATTTCGGAAAAAAGATGTTTGGAGCGTTAACCTTAAAGTCACATGGCGCAAAAGCAGAAGCTGTTGAATTTGGAATGGGTGTTAGATTATGA